A genomic segment from Dermatobacter hominis encodes:
- a CDS encoding DUF58 domain-containing protein, producing MRPGRRVDVASLPPDTRPARRFRVHPTPTGVVSIVALVLFLAIAPAVADPAMAGFVWAALLGLVLVGTAWPCLTVMVVRVEPDADTIGQGPRPVRVGEATSVRLQVGSRLSEVALRWVDAAEAVPLGAGPATEVDVPLVPARRGRFDRLAVRITSDAPFGMVSASRAVVVTPRRPFEVGPRPIDVERLPEPDAGAFGELATTSTGHSGDTTRSVRPYVTGDPAHLVHWPTTARTGELVVREMEPPADRAVAIVVDLGPGPGPVPTGPDELPLMPTTPLREGEDRAAEGAVARSAAIVAELRGRGVRVMLCTAEPQPRVGEVGDDAMAMSRLAAATAGTPGPVPHGWSVLRVTPRGDRG from the coding sequence ATGAGACCGGGGCGCCGCGTCGACGTGGCGAGCCTGCCGCCCGACACCCGGCCCGCCCGCCGGTTCCGGGTCCACCCGACGCCGACGGGCGTCGTGTCGATCGTCGCGCTCGTGCTGTTCCTCGCCATCGCCCCCGCGGTGGCCGACCCGGCGATGGCGGGCTTCGTGTGGGCCGCCCTGCTCGGCCTGGTCCTCGTCGGGACGGCATGGCCGTGCCTGACGGTGATGGTCGTCCGGGTCGAGCCCGACGCCGACACGATCGGCCAGGGCCCGCGGCCGGTGCGGGTGGGGGAGGCCACGTCGGTCCGGCTGCAGGTCGGGTCCCGCCTGTCCGAGGTGGCGCTCCGGTGGGTCGACGCCGCCGAGGCCGTGCCGCTCGGCGCCGGACCGGCGACCGAGGTCGACGTGCCCCTGGTGCCGGCGCGCCGGGGCCGGTTCGATCGCCTCGCCGTCCGGATCACGAGCGATGCGCCGTTCGGGATGGTCAGCGCGTCGCGGGCCGTCGTCGTCACGCCCCGCCGGCCCTTCGAGGTCGGCCCCCGCCCCATCGACGTCGAGCGCCTGCCCGAGCCCGACGCCGGTGCGTTCGGCGAGCTGGCCACGACGTCGACCGGCCACTCGGGCGACACGACCCGATCGGTGCGGCCCTACGTCACCGGCGACCCGGCCCACCTCGTCCACTGGCCGACGACCGCCCGCACGGGAGAGCTCGTGGTGCGGGAGATGGAGCCGCCGGCCGACCGTGCCGTGGCGATCGTCGTCGACCTCGGGCCGGGGCCCGGGCCGGTGCCGACGGGCCCCGACGAGCTGCCGCTGATGCCGACGACGCCGCTGCGCGAGGGCGAGGACCGGGCGGCCGAGGGCGCCGTCGCCCGTTCTGCGGCGATCGTGGCCGAGCTGCGTGGCCGGGGGGTGCGCGTGATGCTGTGCACCGCCGAGCCGCAGCCGCGCGTCGGCGAGGTGGGCGACGACGCGATGGCGATGTCGCGGTTGGCCGCGGCGACCGCCGGCACGCCGGGCCCGGTGCCGCACGGGTGGTCGGTGCTGCGGGTCACGCCGAGGGGCGACCGTGGTTGA
- a CDS encoding transglutaminase family protein: protein MVERPPPERPRTPVWPTATEDRERAGTGVTIAVAVLLGASFRLALGSLQVGEGGTFFVNAAVLTAVLAVVALRSIPLRWVVRSYALVGGGLLFRLGVLGDGTGVTGASDVLLWALCTAGALALCPSPVPRSATSPVPTTRSVMLDTSASTYQASQNGGGRGPRRSDPWAVVRGAVTAVVLVAAVVVIAGPWAGQRSPVAPSSGSDPDELDSGPQNPLTLQQRLDMTRRPRLTDATVMTVRSDIVSFWRTATYDRWDGTSWRNTDDRRYRSIGDSGRVFPSADDLAASTGEESQQEFRLESRFANVLPVAPSASIIESDDRLVQGPDGSIVAPDALGQGATYTVTSRQVPVTSADLAAVDDAVPVDLAERYASSPETTSRVRELARRVVAEAGAGTEFAKVQALEAWMGDNLEYSLDAPLAPQGVDVVDDFLFESKVGWCEQIASSLVVMLREVGVPARLATGFAPGEEDGASGRFVVRERDAHAWAEVWFPGVGWIPFDPTAEVPLAGDADNGFELPIGFVGLAVALLFVAAVVVVSPPLARRLHAWRERRAMARAADRLAKERWDVRAERELEELGAEVGRPRAPAETVSAHARDLASVTGRPELAEQGEAVDRFRYQPPPDGDGST from the coding sequence GTGGTTGAACGGCCGCCGCCCGAGCGCCCGCGCACGCCCGTCTGGCCCACAGCGACCGAGGACCGCGAGCGCGCCGGCACCGGCGTCACGATCGCCGTCGCCGTCCTCCTCGGCGCGTCGTTCCGGCTCGCGCTCGGCAGCCTGCAGGTCGGCGAGGGCGGCACGTTCTTCGTCAACGCCGCGGTGCTGACCGCCGTGCTGGCCGTGGTGGCCCTCCGGTCCATCCCGCTGCGCTGGGTCGTGCGGTCCTACGCCCTCGTCGGGGGCGGCCTGCTGTTCCGGCTCGGCGTGCTCGGCGACGGCACCGGCGTGACGGGGGCGTCCGACGTGCTGCTGTGGGCGCTCTGCACCGCCGGCGCGCTGGCGCTGTGCCCGTCGCCCGTCCCCCGATCCGCGACCTCTCCCGTCCCGACCACCCGTTCTGTGATGCTCGATACGTCTGCATCGACGTATCAAGCATCACAGAACGGGGGTGGGCGGGGCCCTCGTCGGTCGGACCCGTGGGCGGTCGTCCGTGGAGCGGTCACCGCCGTCGTGCTCGTCGCGGCGGTGGTGGTGATCGCCGGGCCCTGGGCCGGGCAACGCTCGCCGGTCGCGCCCTCCAGCGGATCCGATCCCGACGAGCTCGACAGCGGTCCGCAGAACCCGCTCACGCTCCAGCAGCGGCTCGACATGACCCGGCGGCCGCGCCTGACCGACGCGACCGTCATGACCGTCCGCTCCGACATCGTGAGCTTCTGGCGCACCGCGACCTACGACCGGTGGGACGGCACGAGCTGGCGGAACACCGACGATCGGCGATACCGGTCGATCGGCGACAGCGGTCGCGTGTTCCCGTCCGCCGACGACCTGGCCGCCAGCACCGGCGAGGAGTCGCAGCAGGAGTTCCGGCTCGAGAGCCGGTTCGCCAACGTGCTGCCGGTCGCGCCGTCGGCCTCGATCATCGAGTCGGACGACCGCCTCGTGCAGGGCCCCGACGGATCGATCGTCGCCCCCGACGCCCTCGGCCAGGGCGCGACGTACACGGTGACCAGCCGCCAGGTGCCGGTGACGTCGGCCGACCTCGCCGCCGTCGACGACGCAGTCCCCGTCGACCTCGCCGAGCGCTACGCCTCGTCACCCGAGACGACGTCGAGGGTCCGCGAGCTCGCCCGGCGCGTCGTGGCCGAGGCCGGCGCCGGGACCGAGTTCGCCAAGGTGCAGGCGCTCGAGGCGTGGATGGGCGACAACCTCGAGTACTCGCTCGACGCACCGCTCGCCCCGCAGGGCGTGGACGTGGTCGACGACTTCCTGTTCGAGTCCAAGGTCGGGTGGTGCGAGCAGATCGCCAGCAGCCTCGTGGTCATGCTGCGCGAGGTCGGGGTGCCGGCGCGGCTCGCCACCGGCTTCGCGCCGGGCGAGGAGGATGGGGCCAGCGGGCGCTTCGTGGTGCGGGAGCGCGATGCCCACGCGTGGGCCGAGGTGTGGTTCCCCGGCGTCGGCTGGATCCCGTTCGACCCGACGGCCGAGGTGCCGCTGGCCGGCGACGCCGACAACGGCTTCGAGCTGCCGATCGGCTTCGTCGGGCTCGCCGTGGCGCTCCTCTTCGTCGCCGCCGTCGTGGTCGTGTCGCCCCCGCTGGCCCGGCGGCTGCACGCGTGGCGCGAACGGCGGGCGATGGCCCGAGCGGCGGACCGCTTGGCGAAGGAGCGGTGGGACGTGCGGGCCGAGCGGGAGCTCGAGGAGCTGGGTGCGGAGGTCGGGCGGCCCCGTGCCCCGGCCGAGACCGTGTCGGCCCACGCACGGGACCTCGCGTCGGTCACCGGCCGACCGGAGCTGGCCGAGCAGGGCGAGGCCGTCGACCGGTTCCGCTACCAGCCCCCGCCGGACGGCGACGGGTCGACCTGA
- a CDS encoding LLM class flavin-dependent oxidoreductase: MEIGVALPTMAREYHRRTTITWSQGIDAGPFSSISCGERISFHNQEMLVTNAAAAALTERVRVFVNVAVGPLHAPGVLAKQLATLDVLCDGRLTVGLGVGGREHDYISAGSPFARRHQRLDDLVAEMRRLWAGHPAFDGADPIGPTPVQHGGPELLAAAMGPKSLARAAQWAAGISGFSIDADGPGIAAAVAAANQAWTDAGRTEAPRHVTGCFAVLGTDDDRGVLQSFTYDYLAIFGDRFARAMADSAAVWNVDRVNQVLDEAEAAGVDEFILVPGTTDPACLSAMTAAVRERTGAS, encoded by the coding sequence ATGGAGATCGGCGTCGCTCTGCCCACGATGGCCCGTGAGTACCACCGGCGGACCACCATCACGTGGTCCCAGGGGATCGACGCGGGGCCGTTCTCCAGCATCTCGTGCGGCGAGCGCATCAGCTTCCACAACCAGGAGATGCTGGTGACCAACGCCGCGGCCGCCGCGCTGACGGAGCGGGTGCGGGTGTTCGTCAACGTCGCCGTCGGGCCGCTGCACGCCCCCGGCGTCCTGGCCAAGCAGCTCGCCACGCTCGACGTGCTCTGCGATGGCCGCCTGACCGTCGGCCTCGGCGTCGGCGGCCGGGAGCACGACTACATCAGCGCCGGGTCGCCGTTCGCCAGGCGGCACCAGCGCCTCGACGATCTCGTCGCCGAGATGCGCCGCCTCTGGGCCGGCCACCCCGCGTTCGACGGCGCGGATCCCATCGGGCCGACGCCGGTCCAGCACGGTGGCCCCGAGCTCCTCGCCGCGGCGATGGGACCCAAGTCGCTCGCCCGGGCGGCGCAGTGGGCGGCGGGGATCTCCGGCTTCTCGATCGACGCCGACGGCCCCGGCATCGCGGCCGCCGTCGCAGCGGCGAACCAGGCCTGGACCGATGCCGGTCGGACCGAGGCGCCGCGCCACGTGACCGGGTGCTTCGCCGTGCTCGGCACCGACGACGATCGGGGCGTGCTGCAGTCGTTCACCTACGACTACCTCGCCATCTTCGGGGATCGCTTCGCCCGGGCGATGGCGGACTCGGCAGCGGTGTGGAACGTCGACCGGGTCAACCAGGTCCTCGACGAGGCCGAGGCGGCGGGCGTGGACGAGTTCATCCTCGTCCCCGGCACGACCGACCCGGCGTGCCTCAGCGCCATGACGGCCGCGGTCCGGGAGCGGACGGGCGCCTCGTGA
- a CDS encoding LppM family (lipo)protein codes for MQRRRGTRSWWAVAATALIVLLATGCLRADVNVHVDDDRSGSVELDLYFSEESLRLAGLNPDDLKDLAETATASQEGIDISTIAADGERGIRMTIEFDDYRQLASALTEGDVQGRTLRLFQSFEISEGPEGKWSLQAEVDPGGFDAVLNEIPASFPTEDLDPDDVEVNFSVTLPGEVARTNATSSDGGTATWVLAGSDAATTLTLENEPSSVSPLQWAMIGIAALIVIGLILLLVTAAGGRRRRRRGAARHSLETSAPQGWAPTAPPPIPVGPDGWSSPPPYSSHGWGDAAPSTPAPPTAAGTPAPTAPPVGTAPLGGTQTEDLLAAALAASSGMTAEQPTAPNPSPAGPAAPIGGVATPPTTPIGPDAGAPADPGPAGWAPPVGPPIDPDRVGPPVLPAGFVPRPDVPFPETHSYGQATEPVVPAPYAPTAAPTGPPPSGDPGRLGPPTLPDGFVPTPPGAFPDTHGGGPPPTDRPPPFTGSPAPPTGADPAAGPDDDEASDDGPG; via the coding sequence ATGCAACGACGGAGGGGAACCCGCTCGTGGTGGGCGGTCGCGGCCACGGCGCTGATCGTGCTGCTCGCCACCGGTTGCCTGCGCGCCGACGTCAACGTGCACGTCGACGACGACCGGTCGGGGTCGGTCGAGCTCGACCTCTACTTCAGCGAGGAGTCGCTCCGCCTCGCAGGGCTCAACCCTGACGACCTCAAGGACCTGGCCGAGACGGCGACCGCCAGCCAGGAGGGGATCGACATCTCGACGATCGCCGCCGACGGCGAGCGCGGCATCCGGATGACGATCGAGTTCGACGACTACCGCCAGCTCGCGAGCGCGCTGACCGAGGGCGACGTCCAGGGCCGGACGCTGCGCCTGTTCCAGTCCTTCGAGATCAGCGAGGGGCCCGAGGGGAAGTGGTCGCTCCAGGCCGAGGTCGACCCCGGCGGCTTCGACGCCGTCCTGAACGAGATCCCGGCCTCGTTCCCGACCGAGGACCTCGACCCCGACGACGTCGAGGTCAACTTCTCGGTCACGTTGCCCGGCGAGGTGGCCCGGACGAACGCGACGTCGAGCGATGGCGGCACCGCGACGTGGGTGCTGGCGGGCTCCGATGCGGCGACGACGCTGACGTTGGAGAACGAGCCGTCGTCGGTCAGTCCGCTCCAGTGGGCGATGATCGGCATCGCAGCGCTGATCGTGATCGGACTCATCCTGCTGCTGGTCACCGCCGCGGGCGGCCGCCGCCGCCGTCGACGCGGGGCGGCGCGCCACTCGCTCGAGACTTCCGCTCCGCAGGGCTGGGCGCCCACCGCCCCTCCGCCGATCCCGGTCGGTCCCGATGGCTGGTCCTCGCCGCCGCCGTACTCGTCGCACGGCTGGGGGGATGCAGCCCCGAGCACGCCTGCTCCGCCGACCGCGGCGGGTACTCCGGCTCCCACCGCGCCGCCGGTCGGCACTGCGCCGCTCGGCGGGACCCAGACCGAGGACCTGCTCGCCGCTGCGCTCGCTGCGTCGAGCGGCATGACGGCAGAGCAGCCGACGGCGCCGAACCCGTCCCCGGCGGGCCCGGCCGCCCCGATCGGCGGGGTCGCCACGCCGCCCACCACGCCGATCGGACCCGACGCCGGGGCGCCCGCCGACCCTGGGCCGGCAGGCTGGGCGCCGCCCGTCGGGCCGCCGATCGACCCCGATCGGGTGGGACCCCCGGTGCTGCCGGCCGGGTTCGTGCCGAGACCCGACGTCCCCTTCCCCGAGACGCACTCCTACGGGCAGGCGACCGAGCCGGTGGTGCCGGCGCCGTACGCCCCGACCGCAGCTCCCACCGGTCCTCCGCCGTCCGGCGACCCCGGCCGGCTCGGTCCGCCGACGCTCCCCGACGGCTTCGTCCCGACGCCGCCCGGGGCGTTCCCCGACACGCACGGCGGCGGACCGCCGCCCACCGACCGGCCGCCGCCGTTCACCGGGTCGCCGGCGCCGCCGACCGGCGCAGACCCTGCGGCCGGTCCCGACGACGACGAGGCCTCGGACGACGGTCCGGGCTGA
- a CDS encoding AAA family ATPase, which translates to MRAPTDVAAALRTAVATTVRGKPEAVDLAVATLLAGGHLLVEDLPGTGKTLLARSLAAAIGGRFGRVQCTPDLLPSDITGTSVHRPDSGEWQFRPGPLFANVVLVDEVNRASPRTQAALLQPMEEHHVTVDGTTWNLPEPFLVIATQNPFGQVGTFPLPESQLDRFALVLSMGLPERSAEREIVTGQGGTGVLGSVQAVTSPDELVAVQRAVAELYAADAIVDYLLDLVEATRTDVRLSHGVSPRVSTGMIGLARARAVVDGRDFVTPEDVQAIFVGACRHRVMVDGRVDSVGAGAILTELLGRVPVPRPTA; encoded by the coding sequence ATGAGGGCGCCGACCGACGTCGCCGCCGCCCTGCGCACCGCTGTCGCCACGACGGTGCGGGGCAAGCCCGAGGCGGTCGACCTCGCCGTCGCCACGCTGCTGGCCGGTGGCCACCTGCTCGTCGAGGACCTCCCCGGCACCGGCAAGACGCTGCTCGCCCGGAGCCTCGCGGCGGCGATCGGCGGACGGTTCGGGCGCGTCCAGTGCACGCCCGACCTCCTGCCGTCCGACATCACCGGCACCTCGGTCCACCGGCCCGACAGCGGTGAGTGGCAGTTCCGGCCCGGCCCGCTCTTCGCCAACGTCGTGCTCGTGGACGAGGTCAACCGCGCCTCGCCCCGCACCCAGGCCGCGCTGCTCCAGCCGATGGAGGAGCACCACGTCACCGTCGACGGCACGACCTGGAACCTGCCCGAGCCGTTCCTCGTCATCGCGACGCAGAACCCGTTCGGCCAGGTCGGCACCTTCCCGCTGCCCGAGAGCCAGCTCGACCGCTTCGCGCTGGTGCTGTCGATGGGCCTGCCGGAGCGCAGCGCCGAGCGCGAGATCGTCACCGGTCAGGGCGGCACCGGGGTGCTCGGCTCGGTGCAGGCGGTGACCTCGCCCGACGAGCTCGTCGCAGTGCAGCGCGCCGTGGCCGAGCTCTACGCCGCCGACGCGATCGTCGACTACCTGCTCGACCTCGTCGAGGCCACCCGCACCGACGTGCGGCTGAGCCACGGCGTGTCGCCCCGGGTGTCGACCGGGATGATCGGCCTGGCCCGTGCCCGCGCCGTCGTCGACGGGCGCGACTTCGTGACCCCCGAGGACGTGCAGGCGATCTTCGTCGGCGCCTGCCGGCACCGGGTGATGGTGGACGGTCGCGTCGACTCGGTCGGGGCCGGCGCCATCCTCACCGAGCTGCTCGGCCGGGTGCCCGTCCCGCGGCCCACCGCCTGA